The proteins below come from a single Miscanthus floridulus cultivar M001 chromosome 1, ASM1932011v1, whole genome shotgun sequence genomic window:
- the LOC136487225 gene encoding BTB/POZ and MATH domain-containing protein 1-like, producing MERQGSRLRQPPRLQRSAARAMSVSASSVGRSSGPPQASSSFITAAASTGTHQLKIDSYSLTKSLPRGAHIKSSNFQAAGYSWYINYFPNGCGRLIKRARGYLSLQLVLDGAVAATAGSVMAQFTLSVINSAGLLERTTARKSPVHNLARGGAAGWWFFKYMSKADLESKFLDLKDDSFTLQCDVVIIDRFRAVKAAPFVEVPPPDLHRHLGELLFSGEASDVTLQAGGETFSAHRCVLAARSPVFKAKLLGSMKEGTSTTNCAIGIQDIEPRVLQAVLHFMYTDTLPEVSKEEEAAMSQHLLEAADRFSLQRLKLICEENLCGCIDTSSVVTTLVLAEQHSCQGLKEKCFEFLKSTGLNTLIATDGFNHLSTSCPAVLEELTSKLTLH from the exons ATGGAGCGACAGGGCAGCCGACTCCGACAACCCCCTCGTCTCCAACGCTCTGCT GCTCGCGCAATGTCGGTTTCGGCCTCGTCGGTCGGCCGCAGCAGCGGACCCCCACAAGCCTCCTCGTCGTTCATCACCGCCGCGGCGTCCACCGGGACGCACCAGCTCAAGATCGACAGCTACTCCCTCACCAAGTCCCTGCCGCGCGGCGCCCACATCAAGTCCTCCAATTTCCAGGCGGCGGGCTACAGCTGGTACATCAACTACTTCCCCAACGGATGCGGCCGCCTGATCAAGCGCGCCCGCGGCTACCTCTCCCTGCAGCTCGTCCTCGACggcgccgtcgccgccaccgccgggtCCGTCATGGCGCAGTTCACCCTTTCCGTGATCAACAGCGCTGGCCTCCTGGAACGAACCACAGCACGCAAGAGTCCGGTGCACAATCTCGCGCGTGGGGGAGCGGCAGGGTGGTGGTTCTTCAAGTACATGAGCAAGGCGGACCTGGAGAGCAAATTCCTCGACCTCAAGGACGACAGCTTCACGCTCCAGTGCGACGTCGTCATCATCGACAGGTTCCGCGCGGTGAAAGCTGCTCCCTTTGTGGAGGTGCCGCCGCCCGACCTGCACCGCCACCTCGGGGAGCTGCTCTTCAGCGGGGAGGCCTCCGACGTCACGCTCCAGGCCGGCGGGGAGACGTTCAGTGCTCACAGGTGCGTGCTCGCTGCGAGGTCGCCGGTCTTCAAGGCGAAGCTCCTCGGCTCCATGAAGGAGGGTACCAGCACCACCAATTGCGCCATCGGCATCCAGGACATCGAACCACGGGTCTTACAGGCCGTGCTGCACTTCATGTACACCGACACGTTGCCCGAGGTGAGCAAGGAAGAAGAAGCCGCCATGTCGCAGCACCTGCTTGAAGCCGCGGACAGGTTTAGCCTCCAGAGGCTCAAGCTCATCTGCGAAGAAAACCTGTGCGGGTGCATTGACACGAGCTCGGTGGTGACCACGCTCGTGCTGGCCGAGCAGCACAGTTGTCAGGGTCTCAAGGAGAAATGCTTCGAGTTCCTCAAGTCTACCGGTCTGAATACGCTCATCGCAACTGATGGCTTCAACCATCTGTCTACTAGTTGCCCTGCCGTCCTGGAGGAGCTCACTTCCAAGCTTACTCTCCACTGA